The Apibacter raozihei genome contains a region encoding:
- a CDS encoding YeiH family protein has product MNAWKEKKLYVPLHTAKQVLFIFIGLLCLSPLVDTPMALLLGIIFSFVLGNPFPAMTKKITQYLLQFSVVGLGFGMDMFTAIKVGSEGLIFTVGSIMLTLFIGTLLGRSLKINKKISMLISSGTAICGGSAIAATSPIIQANEHETSISLATIFILNSIALFLFPFIGHLLNLSQEQFGFWAAIAIHDTSSVVGAAQHYGSKALEIATMVKLERALWIIPLSIFIIFTFKSEKGSNKKKIKIPYFIFLFLLAIVFNTYVPEYFPLFKRIDNYLVLISKRGLTLTLFLIGAGLSLTSIRQVGVKPLLQGVGLWLFISVFSLIVILLTVN; this is encoded by the coding sequence ATGAATGCATGGAAAGAAAAAAAATTATATGTTCCCTTACATACAGCCAAACAAGTTTTATTTATTTTTATAGGTTTGTTGTGTTTGTCTCCCTTGGTTGATACTCCAATGGCTTTGTTGCTGGGAATTATATTTTCATTTGTTCTAGGTAATCCTTTTCCAGCCATGACAAAAAAAATAACTCAGTATCTTTTACAGTTTTCAGTTGTCGGATTAGGTTTTGGGATGGATATGTTCACTGCAATAAAAGTGGGCAGTGAAGGTTTAATTTTTACTGTAGGTTCTATAATGCTCACTTTATTTATAGGCACTTTATTAGGCAGAAGTTTGAAAATAAATAAAAAAATATCTATGTTAATTTCTTCAGGTACTGCTATATGTGGAGGAAGTGCTATTGCTGCAACTTCACCTATTATTCAGGCAAATGAACACGAAACTTCAATTTCACTGGCCACCATATTTATTTTAAACTCTATAGCATTATTTCTATTTCCGTTTATCGGACATTTACTTAATCTTTCGCAGGAACAATTTGGTTTCTGGGCGGCTATAGCAATCCATGATACCAGTTCCGTAGTGGGGGCAGCACAACATTACGGTTCCAAAGCTTTGGAAATTGCAACAATGGTTAAGCTGGAAAGAGCCCTTTGGATTATTCCGCTTTCAATTTTTATTATATTTACCTTTAAATCTGAAAAGGGTAGCAATAAAAAAAAGATAAAAATTCCATATTTCATTTTTTTATTCTTGTTAGCAATTGTATTTAATACGTATGTTCCTGAGTACTTTCCACTATTTAAAAGGATTGATAACTATCTGGTATTAATTTCCAAAAGAGGTTTGACTTTAACCTTATTTCTTATAGGAGCGGGTTTAAGTCTAACTTCAATACGGCAGGTTGGAGTTAAACCTTTGCTGCAGGGAGTAGGATTATGGCTTTTTATATCTGTATTTTCTTTGATTGTAATTTTATTGACAGTAAACTAA
- the argH gene encoding argininosuccinate lyase — protein sequence MKLWEKGIPTDQQVDYFTVGNDRELDIVLAKYDVLGSLAQAKMLAKVGLISEQEKLDLIDALNEILADIKAGDFQIEKEFEDVHSKVEFMLTQKVGEAGKKIHTARSRNDQVLVDMNLYLKDELIQIKIQTREVFDLLMLLADQYKHILLPGYTHFQIAMPSSFGLWLSAYAESMIDDIILLNAALKIVDQNPLGSAAGYGSSFPIDRTYTTQELGFETLKYNSVAAQMSRGKSEKSTAFALGSLAGTLAKLAMDITLYMSQNFNFLSLPSHLTTGSSIMPHKKNPDVFELIRGKCNKIQALPYELTLITNNLPSGYHRDLQLLKEGLIPAIQTMKSCLDMAHYSLKDIKVKENILDDPKYDYLFTVDALNELVSQGIPFRDAYKIIGEQVEKGIFQSPKKTTHTHEGSINNLCLEEIQKKMEYNY from the coding sequence ACTGGATATTGTATTAGCCAAATACGATGTCTTAGGATCTTTGGCACAGGCTAAAATGCTTGCCAAGGTAGGATTAATTTCAGAACAGGAAAAACTGGATTTAATTGATGCTTTAAATGAAATTCTTGCAGATATTAAAGCAGGTGATTTCCAAATTGAAAAAGAATTTGAAGATGTACATTCCAAAGTAGAATTCATGCTTACGCAAAAAGTTGGAGAAGCAGGAAAAAAAATACATACTGCTCGTTCCAGAAATGATCAGGTTCTGGTTGACATGAATCTTTACTTAAAAGACGAACTAATTCAAATCAAGATTCAGACCCGAGAAGTTTTTGATTTACTAATGTTGTTGGCTGATCAATATAAACATATTTTATTACCCGGATATACTCATTTTCAGATAGCTATGCCTTCGTCATTTGGCTTATGGCTGTCAGCTTATGCAGAAAGTATGATTGATGATATTATACTTTTAAATGCGGCACTCAAAATTGTTGATCAAAACCCATTAGGCTCTGCTGCAGGCTATGGAAGTTCATTCCCTATAGATCGCACATATACAACCCAAGAATTAGGATTTGAAACCTTAAAATATAATTCGGTGGCTGCTCAAATGAGCCGGGGTAAGTCAGAAAAAAGCACAGCTTTTGCCCTTGGCAGCCTAGCTGGTACCTTGGCTAAACTAGCCATGGATATTACTCTATACATGAGCCAGAACTTTAATTTTCTCTCCCTTCCCTCACATTTAACTACAGGTTCAAGTATTATGCCTCATAAAAAAAATCCGGACGTATTTGAATTGATACGGGGAAAATGCAATAAAATTCAGGCTTTACCTTATGAGTTAACTCTGATAACCAATAATCTTCCAAGTGGTTACCATCGAGACCTACAGCTATTAAAAGAAGGATTAATTCCGGCTATACAAACTATGAAGTCTTGCCTGGACATGGCTCATTACTCTTTAAAAGATATAAAGGTTAAAGAGAATATATTGGATGATCCTAAATATGATTACCTTTTTACAGTTGATGCTTTAAATGAGCTGGTTTCTCAGGGAATTCCTTTTCGGGATGCCTATAAAATCATAGGGGAACAGGTTGAAAAAGGCATCTTTCAATCTCCTAAAAAAACTACTCATACCCACGAAGGAAGTATCAACAACCTTTGTTTAGAAGAAATACAAAAGAAAATGGAATATAACTACTAA